One genomic segment of Chiloscyllium plagiosum isolate BGI_BamShark_2017 chromosome 10, ASM401019v2, whole genome shotgun sequence includes these proteins:
- the LOC122553896 gene encoding uncharacterized protein LOC122553896, producing the protein MQNETKPFLEFSAIQHKDSDSVLSALMKDGHSQTAQSNLALERVRQTAKSFIMQGSLDTKCTVTKGKDSCDLLASSVRNIAVQKPKNHRDLLRNDGGYISAEALLQAAANPEDSEGKISELRTTDDERFNEEETVCSEKLQMINRGFISQQQSVVSNVVSNKKEEFLLRNKGNDKEATKISCNPDVEDCLHCTGNPCNGDSQDQQCENILSEETTGLTSPTCEQSVPNFNTEEPQTNVGSRLCDRFNLDCNILTKLNSAYCTLPKKHNIPAESLSRDHLHQPFIQEPENINMLIKEESEISHGPNTERVPINESMTYQLESINTQRNRSGSKAEVNQSVHDHKKRDVNQNDVATDLQTVQFIKESNVREKRYRSVSATNFLDYEEIGIDNVNEAKLNKDNMVNGAVQSNLCYFGVSLPSDLTEDSVMMTDAGFLGEPRDCEVPVEKQVYSVGTFIDVQTIACGGGEGLFGDADDGQTRVICTEPIQRDGVASDCQEQGNSKGNSPVNGAAERFGSNSGTTDHYFQKTSLITRRSSVAKINGSARTTSVDLINDSKACEHFRLHKNRGECIAKIGKEPNEVLFFCSEDLEQLNESDSDEVRASQKATEIKEDRPSGSFNSSKYSSEQTCVTQCVTENEDVLGQTSKERSQLCDWSCRVTEACNSMATSSLAFHSEINASYDAGHTRKAVRPAQQENAMAAQNIGIESKSYIETSSNQIESKYDCELQMKTDLLMHPAKGNEMLTDNVQDVSRIILESNEEGDAMDLIQEKNVVVEFEDRANGGNAAGISYGAVTVGNQLPFTVVDCTLGKCENNEPSSMSKPETAERMPKNSEPVKSLTESKISMETKTTAEQNGSALFIHNDNQETKPSACQLVDRSIPYSRTDNSSQQHCLHPLSPPTFAKNDNPMGSNSKESATRNEQHIICEENVLSFSRNKTEHLVSTKTSLVTNRTCSSNDQSFRFATCMAHGTEIRQTLPGKYSQDMPQDVVITSAMGEVDCEIKEQDSADIFRSIKSAASCMNSFNKEEQSLSQEKALPVIENSDCETLQEIDLFEMVSEGSEVCSAASLCDIDGHSFTSQQLQTTPECVQAELGKHAAVHFKALPMPPENNCVVDSVELSLTSSKAGSTADENLHLRRLDSELFCKHITQQQLAKSIAMTDRATCSKATPLQQNSGQGKLYEEPISTPKPIGTIPDTDIPQPRGNSVVQQDMSEVVESAQSCFIGKDNFEEISGENAGASGCQTDSTFSRKDECSGAGTILPSQGIVLKEVIGRHVMWYQLDAPAISNVSDFQIDEQADHSDQARFVLHHLVKAGAEAVNHRKQETCESVVYSGLIVPSSGIVDAKDSFQKQDAFKVHQLLHNPNTRSTALSGFHVESQSEAIKISQLESRESQVGCGKLEVSLKGSLENQHEEANTKRCTSSISVLVKPEEKKVSNEQRLCLHKQKPIEIQTQAGDGKPIMPPTTGLNSLESALDSELLTKPPASEMDQNYSHSKRRQHSIQEQSSSTPSLTDPSLLATGVKCQDDHFSNTDQLHTFTPQSFTESFRHQKPITLDCRKQGEDSSVSLTDGDLTSELTEDSLNLLVAISEQPSKLVEKSAASYSKTAETAGCPQNGKDKNIPDSANKKSVQKEVNGSERYEEAHLQLQGIRSASKQEQLCSGGANKNHEVSTHVKQEKKSHSATKVDFIPQHPPECSNKPSVQTRIQRVVEPATSECKSEVHRSDSHTNFCTSVYQKQQLTELQQTQNQLTPEHKLSFEAKLQTKDLNGAGVTPDVAETYDKHFFQESIDLSVRCKQIGKSGPQSHASNKCTEMNRICHATDLLTLSDAPRSNCCVHSSVTEVSDGSGERFSTTTTNVLKKKSQRMRSKPVIDVTKDSSSSDEEVDIEFLSLKELRSRRCQRDNSKSQSCICKCKGSVNTNGAKHEEMRSPLLKQKQSAPVVHISSSNMDPPVQDSSGYSPTAALITNSFDAFNSSDAAVSTYREQVVYRMEADTGKDMDENLCQKLNLRSDLVGERVSLNTDSNMSAIDHSEVVSPCKQGKRDLLIKQQSNKHQISATSYESHPGMFTEEQHLPEEMSFCKDLMHFASSDINPYVHQWQCNELHRANWKQCVFGSTSNVRNVQSQLSSPDSVMRCSSVDNGLNVQTSPFSSHLSCYVNERAISDTLSNVSDFQDETSEAASSDPNDFDTFQRLCDQSIPASFFCSSQFPRPNCEVEDAGSQVDEIVLLYPTESSVKSASDGSLEFTCNQATQTPGGVTQQRSIQQRMCTQTLPQTPKPQNPWSNLENLSAHLSQLLHSTTELLGNIHPNTNYLNEIISPSNRMPGASGIAKTADCCTQTAMDVAIQTETLSLSPEEDGLENARKEVLSSPEVNVIVRVIGSDVNMSQEHANVTLTLQEQQQTSGVSDLNTRHHQSQCSSLSTEGGKSSVRTSTPVSLDTQKLVSNSSQVCSISPGDSPVATASQESVLSDFTQCIKSVSSLESASEFPKLEIYSPSVLEDRQKKSFSQGFQARQKAAFADIKPADLVDRASSPIQTLEAGSASWRSCSKSFQYTEGGEPHGLWHSDYWKRKPRSASWYGLNEKQQHEINFRQMESESEQRVETNSVSLVLFHEQNKFAFNDLSSSTQWESTADSHDGVQSSSLSSSQSSESTRACNAGPSRQWEKNAMTVGHSGQVPLCNSTQSKESDSQLVLHSVQMPSTSNTEVRKLENSSAFLPAYRNPALSSCTPTLSKSDDTTVLSRRIFHRSSSTPSVQQIPFSENGMDLQERKSRTLQDQSPSQNDSMNDCNSVSGTSIMSEKTIEFTTEDAQSLVSSECNTEMLLNENLSTSDCNGLPVFSSRTAGCRGPEDLPLHNKFCNWSGVHYRSLSTSSGISEVTRSRRQTKQKQTKGRMTEVADFQSELQGVRQKEIESLRQERAEIMSGMYLDFNQHQLTVELTEAKLNYGLGETDALLRVLQCGSADDINVSIRQKLYDRHMKTIKALRKERNERLQKFRRTRSLSPQKYLTSRCQKCPTTSHADQDHPSAHRDYLQRIRQELVESTQTQAAVKGTEESTSEIEHLLRDYQKAREEAKMEIAKATDKLRARTEMEKCRLQQQMITQILKEKGRVKNVVSRSSLCSGSSLSLFSNPTSGYSSSNTACPDNNSQTKNKSGIDALITSRGRTAYRRSHVDVTDHPADVTIESVHASCSPVESVSGNISHHISHTASSNYFKKYQDLATHTVASVKAEVMVASINNLSNLLHGKSAAGWRYHCTEKGVQIFYKKYASPTKHGFLGVGVIEKPLHCVWCIVKDHSKRQLYDSSVKTVKIHQQLGNGIELVYLVNDTSVCYLSQPRDFCCISVEAKEDQQYILAMQSIYEESMPRPVKDLVRGEMMPSGWILQPDTQNGKEITRLIYLTQVDLGAPALPARLLGSVAKRQPLCIANLASLFSC; encoded by the exons ATGCAGAATGAGACCAAACCTTTCTTGGAATTTAGTGCAATACAACATAAAGATTCAGACAGTGTTCTCTCAGCTTTAATGAAAGATGGACATAGTCAAACGGCACAATCAAATTTAGCCCTTGAAAGAGTCAGGCAAACTGCAAAATCCTTTATAATGCAGGGAAGTCTAGATACAAAATGTACTGTGACCAAAGGAAAAGACAGTTGTGATCTATTGGCCAGTTCAGTAAGAAATATTGCTGTCCAGAAACCAAAGAACCATAGAGATCTGTTGAGGAACGATGGAGGATATATTTCAGCAGAAGCTCTGTTACAGGCTGCAGCCAACCCAGAGGATTCTGAAGGCAAGATCAGTGAACTCAGGACAACTGATGATGAACGTTTCAATGAGGAGGAGACTGTTTGTTCTGAAAAACTCCAGATGATAAACAGAGGTTTCATTTCACAGCAACAAAGTGTTGTGAGTAATGTTGTGTCAAACAAAAAGGAAGAATTTTTATTAAGAAACAAAGGTAATGACAAAGAGGCGACCAAGATTTCATGCAATCCTGATGTTGAAGACTGCTTGCACTGTACAGGCAACCCATGTAATGGTGACTCACAGGATCAGCAGTGTGAGAATATACTTTCAGAAGAAACCACTGGATTAACTTCACCTACATGTGAGCAAAGTGTTCCCAATTTTAATACAGAAGAACCGCAAACAAATGTTGGGAGCAGGCTTTGTGACAGATTTAATCTAGATTGCAATATTCTGACAAAGTTGAATAGTGCCTATTGTACACTTCCAAAGAAACACAACATTCCTGCTGAGTCTCTTTCAAGGGATCACCTGCATCAGCCttttatccaagaacctgaaaatATTAACATGCTAATTAAAGAAGAATCAGAAATATCACATGGTCCCAACACGGAGAGAGTCCCTATAAATGAAAGCATGACGTACCAACTGGAATCGATCAATACTCAGCGAAATAGGAGCGGATCAAAAGCTGAAGTTAACCAATCTGTGCATGACCATAAAAAAAGAGATGTCAACCAGAATGATGTGGCCACTGACTTACAAACAGTCCAGTTTATTAAAGAAAGCAACGTAAGAGAAAAAAGATATAGAAGTGTTTCTGCCACAAATTTCTTAGATTATGAAGAAATTGGAATCGACAACGTCAATGAAGCAAAACTGAACAAAGATAACATGGTGAATGGTGCAGTTCAAAGCAATCTATGTTACTTTGGTGTCAGCCTTCCATCAGATTTGACTGAAGACTCAGTAATGATGACAGATGCTGGATTTCTGGGCGAACCTAGAGATTGTGAAGTCCCTGTTGAAAAGCAGGTTTATTCAGTAGGAACTTTCATAGATGTTCAGACAATTGCCTGTGGAGGAGGAGAAGGGCTCTTTGGGGATGCTGATGATGGTCAGACCAGAGTTATTTGTACAGAGCCCATTCAGAGGGATGGAGTGGCATCTGACTGTCAAGAACAAGGCAACTCCAAGGGTAACAGTCcagtgaatggtgcagcagagagATTTGGCAGCAATTCTGGAACAACTGACCATTACTTTCAAAAGACATCTCTGATAACGAGAAGGTCCAGTGTGGCAAAAATAAATGGTAGTGCCAGAACGACCAGTGTGGACTTAATAAATGACTCCAAAGCCTGTGAACATTTCAGATTACATAAAAACAGAGGTGAATGTATAGCTAAAATTGGAAAAGAACCTAATGAAGTATTGTTCTTTTGTAGTGAGGATCTTGAACAATTGaatgagagtgacagtgatgaaGTAAGAGCATCGCAAAAGGCAACAGAAATAAAAGAAGACAGGCCATCTGGGAGCTTCAACTCTTCAAAATATAGCTCAGAACAAACCTGTGTGACCCAATGTGTTACAGAAAATGAAGATGTATTAGGTCAAACATCAAAGGAGAGATCTCAGTTGTGTGATTGGTCTTGCAGAGTTACAGAAGCTTGTAACTCAATGGCCACATCAAGTCTAGCTTTTCATAGTGAGATCAATGCTTCTTATGATGCTGGTCATACAAGAAAAGCAGTAAGACCAGCTCAGCAAGAGAATGCTATGGCAGCTCAGAATATTGGGATAGAAAGCAAGAGCTATATTGAAACATCCTCAAACCAAATAGAATCAAAGTATGATTGTGAACTTCAAATGAAAACTGATCTACTAATGCATCCAGCTAAGGGGAATGAAATGTTGACTGATAATGTTCAAGATGTGAGCAGAATAATTCTTGAATCTAATGAAGAAGGAGATGCCATGGACTTGATTCAAGAGAAGAATGTAGTTGTTGAATTTGAAGACAGGGCTAATGGTGGGAATGCAGCGGGCATAAGTTATGGAGCAGTCACTGTGGGTAATCAGTTGCCCTTCACAGTGGTTGACTGCACTCTAGGTAAATGTGAGAACAATGAACCCTCAAGTATGTCTAAACCTGAAACTGCAGAGAGAATGCCTAAAAACAGCGAACCTGTCAAAAGTTTAACAGAAAGTAAAATCTCTATGGAAACCAAAACTACAGCTGAACAAAATGGAAGTGCTTTGTTTATTCACAATGACAATCAAGAAACCAAACCATCTGCCTGCCAGCTTGTGGACAGATCAATACCATACTCGCGAACTGATAACAGTTCCCAGCAACACTGTCTGCACCCATTGTCACCTCCAACATTTGCTAAAAATGATAACCCGATGGGCTCAAATTCAAAAGAATCTGCAACCAGAAATGAGCAGCATATTATATGTGAAGAAAATGTGTTAAGCTTCAGcagaaacaaaactgaacatcTAGTCTCCACCAAAACGTCTCTTGTAACTAATAGAACTTGCTCTTCCAATGATCAAAGCTTTCGATTTGCTACATGTATGGCACATGGAACTGAAATTAGACAAACCCTCCCAGGCAAATATTCCCAAGATATGCCACAGGACGTTGTCATTACTTCGGCAATGGGGGAAGTTGATTGTGAAATAAAGGAGCAGGACTCTGCAGATATTTTCAGAAGTATAAAGTCAGCAGCAAGTTGCATGAATAGCTttaacaaagaagaacaaagtcTCTCTCAAGAGAAAGCACTGCCTGTAATTGAAAACTCAGACTGTGAGACACTTCAAGAGattgatttgtttgaaatggttTCTGAAGGGAGTGAGGTCTGTTCGGCAGCGTCACTGTGTGATATTGATGGGCATTCATTCACCAGTCAGCAATTGCAGACAACTCCAGAATGTGTGCAAGCAGAATTAGGGAAGCATGCAGCTGTGCATTTCAAAGCATTGCCAATGCCACCAGAGAACAACTGTGTGGTTGATTCTGTAGAACTTAGTTTGACCTCGAGTAAGGCTGGTTCTACAGCTGATGAGAATTTACATTTGAGGAGACTGGACAGTGAATTGTTTTGTAAGCATATTACACAGCAGCAGTTAGCTAAAAGTATAGCCATGACTGACAGAGCCACCTGTTCGAAGGCCACTCCTTTACAGCAGAACAGTGGACAAGGTAAATTATATGAAGAGCCGATCTCCACTCCAAAGCCGATAGGAACCATCCCAGACACAGACATCCCACAACCAAGGGGGAACTCTGTTGTACAGCAAGATATGAGCGAGGTTGTGGAGTCCGCTCAGTCCTGTTTCATCGGTAAAGACAATTTTGAGGAAATCAGTGGAGAAAACGCTGGTGCAAGTGGATGTCAAACTGACAGCACTTTCTCCAGGAAGGATGAATGTTCAGGAGCAGGGACCATATTGCCAAGTCAGGGTATAGTGTTAAAGGAGGTGATAGGTAGACATGTAATGTGGTACCAACTTGATGCACCGGCTATTTCTAATGTGAGTGATTTCCAGATTGATGAGCAAGCAGACCATTCAGACCAGGCCAGGTTTGTACTGCACCATTTGGTGAAGGCTGGTGCTGAGGCTGTCAACCATCGGAAGCAGGAAACTTGTGAGAGTGTAGTTTATTCTGGTCTAATTGTGCCAAGCTCGGGCATTGTAGATGCCAAGGACTCCTTTCAAAAGCAGGATGCTTTTAAAGTCCATCAACTTTTACACAATCCAAACACACGCAGTACAGCTTTGTCAGGCTTTCATGTCGAAAGCCAAAGTGAAGCTATTAAAATTTCTCAGCTCGAGTCACGTGAAAGTCAGGTTGGATGTGGGAAACTGGAAGTATCGCTGAAAGGTTCACTTGAGAATCAGCATGAGGAAGCAAATACAAAGAGGTGCACATCATCCATATCTGTCTTGGTGAAACCAGAAGAAAAGAAGGTCTCAAATGAACAGAGGTTGTGTCTTCACAAGCAAAAACCAATTGAAATTCAGACACAAGCCGGTGATGGAAAGCCCATCATGCCTCCAACAACTGGGCTAAATTCCCTGGAAAGTGCATTGGATTCTGAGCTGTTAACAAAGCCCCCTGCATCAGAAATGGACCAAAACTATTCTCATTCAAAAAGGCGTCAGCATTCTATCCAAGAGCAATCTTCGAGCACTCCCAGCTTGACAGATCCTTCTCTCTTAGCGACAGGAGTTAAGTGCCAGGATGACCATTTCTCAAATACTGACCAGTTACACACATTCACACCACAGAGCTTCACTGAATCATTTAGGCACCAGAAACCTATCACCTTGGATTGCAGAAAGCAAGGGGAGGATTCTTCAGTGAGCTTGACTGATGGGGATCTTACTTCAGAGCTAACTGAGGATTCATTAAATTTGCTTGTAGCAATATCAGAACAACCTTCAAAGCTGGTAGAAAAATCTGCTGCATCTTATAGTAAGACAGCTGAAACAGCTGGGTGTCCTCAGAACGGCAAAGACAAAAATATACCTGACTCGGCCAATAAGAAGTCAGTGCAGAAGGAGGTAAATGGTAGTGAAAGGTATGAAGAAGCACACTTACAGCTGCAAGGTATACGGAGTGCTTCTAAGCAAGAACAGCTTTGCAGTGGAGGTGCCAATAAAAATCATGAAGTCTCCACCCATGTAAAACAGGAGAAAAAGTCCCACTCTGCCACCAAAGTTGACTTCATACCTCAACACCCACCAGAGTGCAGTAACAAACCCAGTGTTCAAACCAGGATTCAGAGAGTGGTTGAGCCTGCTACATCAGAATGTAAATCAGAAGTGCACCGCAGTGACAGCCACACAAACTTCTGCACATCTGTCTATCAGAAACAGCAATTAACAGAATTACAGCAGACTCAGAATCAGTTAACCCCTGAACATAAACTTAGTTTTGAGGCCAAACTGCAAACAAAAGATctgaatggtgctggtgtaactcctGACGTTGCTGAAACATACGACAAACATTTCTTTCAAGAAAGTATTGATCTGTCAG TCCGATGTAAACAAATTGGAAAATCAGGTCCTCAGTCGCATGCAAGCAACAAATGTACAGAAATGAATCGAATATGCCACGCCACAGATCTCTTGACACTTTCAGATGCTCCTCGCAGTAATTGTTGTGTACATTCTTCAGTAACTGAAGTCAGTGATGGTTCAGGTGAGAGGTTCAGCACAACTACGACGAATGTTCTAAAGAAGAAATCACAAAGGATGAGATCTAAGCCAGTTATAGATGTAACAAAGGACTCTTCGAGTTCAGATGAAGAAGTTGACATTGAATTCCTTTCACTTAAAGAGCTTCGAAGCAGACGGTGTCAGAGGGATAATAGCAAGTCGCAATCATGTATTTGTAAATGCAAAGGCTCAGTAAAtacaaatggtgctaaacatgAAGAGATGAGGTCCCCACTGTTGAAACAGAAACAATCTGCACCAGTTGTCCACATCTCCTCATCCAACATGGATCCACCAGTGCAGGATTCCAGTGGGTACAGCCCCACTGCGGCCCTGATCACAAACTCTTTTGATGCTTTCAATTCAAGTGATGCTGCAGTATCAACATACAGAGAACAGGTTGTGTACCGAATGGAAGCAGACACAGGAAAGGATATGGATGAGAATCTTTGTCAAAAACTAAATCTTCGGTCTGACCTTGTAGGAGAGAGAGTTTCATTAAATACAGATTCCAACATGTCTGCAATAGACCATTCCGAGGTAGTTTCACCTTGTAAACAAGGAAAGAGAGATCTGTTGATCAAACAGCAAAGCAATAAGCATCAGATCTCAGCAACATCTTACGAGTCTCATCCGGGAATGTTTACAGAAGAGCAGCACCTTCCTGAAGAAATGAGCTTCTGTAAAGATCTGATGCATTTTGCTTCCAGTGATATTAATCCATATGTCCACCAGTGGCAATGTAATGAACTGCACAGAGCCAACTGGAAACAGTGTGTCTTTGGAAGCACAAGCAATGTGCGCAATGTCCAATCACAACTCAGTAGTCCTGATAGTGTTATGAGATGTTCCAGTGTTGACAATGGATTGAATGTTCAAACTTCTCCCTTTAGTTCACATTTAAGTTGTTATGTCAATGAAAGAGCAATATCTGACACGCTAAGTAATGTAAGTGACTTCCAAGATGAGACTTCTGAAGCTGCATCCTCTGACCCCAATGACTTTGATACCTTTCAAAGGTTGTGTGATCAATCAATACCTGCTTCATTCTTCTGCTCATCACAGTTTCCACGCCCTAACTGTGAAGTTGAAGATGCCGGATCACAAGTTGATGAAATTGTACTCCTCTATCCAACAGAGTCTTCTGTAAAGTCAGCCTCCGATGGGTCTTTGGAATTCACCTGCAACCAAGCAACACAAACACCAGGTGGAGTGACCCAGCAAAGGTCCATACAACAGAGAATGTGCACCCAAACTCTGCCACAGACACCCAAACCACAAAATCCCTGGTCAAACCTTGAGAACTTGTCTGCCCATCTTTCACAGCTTCTCCATAGCACCACAGAGCTGCTGGGTAACATTCATCCAAACACAAACTACCTGAATGAAATTATTTCACCATCCAATCGAATGCCTGGTGCATCAGGAATAGCCAAAACTGCAGACTGCTGTACTCAGACAGCCATGGATGTAGCCATTCAGACAGAAACCTTATCTCTCAGTCCAGAGGAAGATGGCctggaaaatgcaagaaaggaaGTGCTGAGCTCTCCAGAGGTTAATGTTATTGTGAGAGTGATTGGTTCAGATGTTAACATGTCTCAGGAACACGCTAATGTGACATTAACTCTGCAGGAGCAACAGCAGACCAGTGGTGTGTCAGATCTCAATACTCGACATCACCAATCACAATGTTCTTCTCTTTCCACAGAAGGTGGAAAGTCATCTGTCAGGACCTCAACCCCTGTCTCACTTGACACCCAGAAGTTAGTATCAAACTCTTCACAAGTTTGTTCAATCAGTCCAGGTGATTCACCAGTTGCAACAGCATCACAGGAGTCAGTGCTCAGTGATTTTACACAATGTATAAAAAGCGTCAGCTCTTTGGAAAGTGCGTCAGAATTTCCAAAGTTGGAAATTTATAGTCCCAGTGTCTTGGAGGATAGACAAAAGAAGAGTTTTTCACAAGGTTTCCAAGCCAGACAGAAAGCTGCTTTTGCTGATATAAAGCCAGCTGATCTAGTGGACCGAGCCTCATCCCCTATTCAGACACTTGAAGCTGGGTCTGCAAGCTGGAGGTCCTGCAGCAAGTCATTTCAGTACACCGAAGGTGGCGAGCCACATGGACTGTGGCATTCTGACTATTGGAAAAGAAAGCCTAGGTCTGCTTCTTGGTATGGTTTAAATGAAAAACAGCAACACGAAATTAACTTCAGACAAATGGAATCAGAAAGTGAACAGAGGGTAGAAACAAACAGTGTGTCTTTGGTTCTATTTCATGAGCAAAATAAATTCGCCTTCAATGATTTGTCAAGCTCTACTCAGTGGGAGAGTACAGCTGATTCCCATGATGGAGTTCAGTCCAGTTCACTCAGTTCATCTCAGAGCTCGGAATCAACAAGGGCTTGCAATGCAGGTCCCAGTCGGCAGTGGGAAAAAAACGCAATGACAGTAGGTCACAGTGGACAAGTGCCACTTTGTAACTCAACACAGTCAAAGGAAAGTGACTCACAACTGGTTCTTCATAGTGTTCAGATGCCGTCTACCTCAAACACTGAAGTAAGGAAACTGGAAAATTCTTCTGCTTTTCTACCAGCATACCGCAATCCTGCACTGAGTTCTTGTACTCCCACTCTTAGTAAAAGTGATGATACCACAGTACTGTCGAGAAGGATATTTCATAGATCTTCCAGTACGCCTTCTGTGCAGCAGATACCTTTTTCTGAAAATGGTATGGATTTGCAGGAGCGAAAGAGCAGAACATTACAGGATCAAAGTCCAAGCCAAAATGATTCCATGAATGATTGTAATTCTGTGTCTGGGACATCCATTATGAGTGAAAAGACAATTGAATTTACCACCGAAGATGCCCAGTCCTTAGTTTCAAGTGAATGCAACACAGAAATGCTTCTGAATGAGAATCTCTCCACGTCTGACTGCAATGGACTACCAGTGTTCAGTTCTAGGACAGCTGGCTGCAGAGGCCCAGAAGACTTACCCTTGCATAACAAGTTCTGCAACTGGTCTGGAGTTCATTATAGATCTCTGTCAACAAGTAGTGGTATCAGCGAGGTCACTCGTTCTCGCAGACAGACCAAGCAAAAGCAAACCAAAGGCAGGATGACAGAAGTGGCAGACTTCCAATCTGAGCTTCAGGGTGTACGGCAGAAGGAGATTGAAAGCTTGCGCCAGGAGCGTGCTGAGATCATGTCAGGAATGTACCTGGATTTCAACCAGCACCAACTGACAGTGGAGCTCACTGAAGCCAAGCTGAACTATGGTCTGGGGGAAACGGATGCTTTGTTAAGAGTACTTCAGTGTGGATCAGCAGATGACATAAATGTTTCCATAAGGCAGAAGCTCTATGACAG GCACATGAAAACCATAAAGGCTTTGAGAAAGGAGAGAAATGAAAGACTACAGAAATTCAGAAGGACCCGTAGCCTGAGCCCACAGAAATATTTAACCTCACGATGCCAAAAGTGTCCAACCACCTCCCACGCAGATCAAGACCATCCGAGCGCACACAGGGATTACCTGCAGCGAATACGCCAAGAACTTGTGGAAAGCACACA AACTCAAGCAGCTGTGAAGGGTACAGAGGAGAGCACTTCTGAGATTGAGCATCTATTGAGAGATTATCAGAAGGCACGTGAGGAAGCGAAAATGGAAATAGCAAAGGCCACAGATAAACTCCGTGCAAGGACTGAGATGGAGAAATGTCGATTGCAGCAACAGATGATCACGCAGATATTGAAG GAGAAAGGAAGGGTGAAGAACGTAGTTAGCAGAAGCAGTTTGTGCAGCGGATCGAGTCTTAGTCTCTTTTCCAACCCCACATCAGgctacagcagcagcaacactgccTGTCCAGACAACAACTCTCAAACCAAG AACAAAAGTGGTATTGATGCCTTGATAACTAGTAGAGGGCGGACAGCATATCGAAGATCACATGTTGATGTAACAGACCATCCAGCAGATGTGACCATCGAAAGTGTCCACG